One stretch of Corynebacterium callunae DSM 20147 DNA includes these proteins:
- a CDS encoding aldo/keto reductase, whose amino-acid sequence MGAMSTYEHSTPARKLIDGSEIPQLGLGTWKLTGDEAYRVVREAIEIGYRHIDTATLYDNEEVVGKAINDAINAGDISRDDLFVTSKVWNNEQGREKVNKAFQRSLEALGLDYLDLYLIHWPCANQGLYKETFEAMAKIQGLGHVQSIGVANFYPEVLQDLVSGTGITPAVNQVELHPGFSQASLRALHDEMGIITEAWAPLGRGELLKHPQIVSIAQAHEVPASVVILRWLVQLGCVAIPKSANKDRLAMNLHIQDLTLSAAEVSALEAIDQEPGMGRKYGDPEVFGN is encoded by the coding sequence ATGGGCGCTATGAGCACATATGAACACAGCACCCCGGCCCGCAAACTAATAGATGGATCCGAGATTCCTCAGCTCGGGCTCGGCACCTGGAAGTTGACTGGGGATGAGGCCTATCGCGTGGTTCGTGAGGCCATTGAAATTGGGTATCGGCATATTGACACCGCGACGCTCTATGACAATGAAGAGGTTGTGGGAAAAGCTATAAACGATGCGATCAATGCCGGAGACATCAGCCGTGATGACCTCTTTGTGACTTCCAAGGTATGGAATAACGAACAGGGTAGGGAAAAGGTAAATAAGGCCTTTCAGCGCTCTTTAGAGGCACTGGGGCTGGACTATTTGGACTTGTACCTCATCCACTGGCCTTGCGCGAACCAGGGGCTATATAAAGAAACTTTTGAGGCGATGGCCAAAATTCAGGGACTTGGCCATGTGCAATCTATTGGTGTCGCCAATTTTTATCCTGAAGTTTTGCAGGATTTGGTCAGTGGCACCGGCATTACTCCAGCAGTAAACCAGGTGGAATTGCATCCTGGTTTTAGCCAGGCATCCTTGCGTGCACTTCATGATGAAATGGGAATTATCACTGAAGCGTGGGCGCCTTTGGGGAGGGGAGAGCTGCTGAAACACCCGCAGATAGTGAGCATTGCGCAGGCGCATGAAGTGCCGGCGTCCGTAGTAATTTTGCGCTGGTTGGTACAGCTGGGTTGTGTGGCAATTCCCAAATCTGCCAATAAAGATCGTTTGGCTATGAATCTTCATATCCAAGATTTGACGCTTTCGGCAGCGGAAGTTTCTGCTTTGGAAGCTATTGATCAGGAGCCGGGTATGGGCCGGAAATATGGCGATCCCGAGGTTTTTGGAAACTAA
- a CDS encoding citrate synthase, with amino-acid sequence MKFEREIVATDNNKAVLHYPGGEFEMDIIEATEGNNGVVLGKMLSETGLVTFDPGYVSTGSTESKITYIDGDQGILRYRGYDIADLAENATFNEVSYLLINGELPTVEELHKFNDEIRHHTLLDEDFKSQFNVFPRDAHPMATLASSVNILSTYYQDQLNPLDEAQLDKATVRLMAKVPMLAAYAHRARKGAPYMYPDNSLNARENFLRMMFGYPTEPYEIDPIMVKALDKLLILHADHEQNCSTSTVRMIGSAQANMFVSIAGGINALSGPLHGGANQAVLEMLEDIKNNHGGDATEFMNKVKNKEDGVRLMGFGHRVYKNYDPRAAIVKELAHEVLEHLGGDDLLDLALKLEEIALADDYFISRKLYPNVDFYTGLIYRAMGFPTDFFTVLFAIGRLPGWIAHYREQLGAPGAKINRPRQIYTGNTPRKVVPREER; translated from the coding sequence ATGAAGTTTGAAAGGGAAATCGTGGCTACTGATAACAACAAGGCTGTACTTCACTACCCCGGTGGCGAGTTTGAGATGGACATCATCGAGGCTACCGAGGGCAACAATGGTGTTGTCTTGGGCAAGATGCTGTCTGAGACCGGACTAGTTACCTTCGACCCAGGCTATGTCAGCACCGGCTCTACCGAGTCTAAGATCACCTACATCGATGGTGACCAGGGCATCCTGCGCTACCGCGGCTACGACATTGCTGATCTAGCTGAGAACGCAACCTTCAACGAGGTTTCCTACCTTCTCATCAACGGTGAGCTACCAACCGTCGAAGAGCTTCATAAGTTTAACGATGAAATCCGCCACCACACCCTCTTGGATGAGGACTTTAAGTCCCAGTTCAACGTGTTCCCACGCGATGCACACCCAATGGCTACCTTGGCTTCCTCGGTTAACATTCTCTCCACCTACTACCAGGATCAGCTGAACCCACTTGATGAGGCTCAGCTGGACAAGGCTACCGTTCGCTTGATGGCAAAGGTGCCAATGCTGGCAGCTTATGCACACCGCGCACGCAAGGGTGCACCATACATGTACCCAGATAACTCCCTTAACGCACGCGAGAACTTCCTGCGCATGATGTTCGGTTACCCAACCGAGCCTTATGAGATTGACCCAATCATGGTTAAGGCTCTGGATAAGCTGCTTATCCTGCACGCTGACCACGAGCAGAACTGCTCCACCTCTACCGTTCGTATGATCGGTTCCGCACAGGCCAACATGTTTGTTTCCATCGCTGGTGGCATCAACGCACTTTCTGGTCCTTTGCACGGTGGCGCAAACCAGGCTGTTCTGGAGATGTTGGAAGACATCAAGAACAACCACGGTGGCGACGCAACCGAGTTCATGAACAAGGTTAAGAACAAGGAAGACGGCGTCCGCCTCATGGGCTTCGGACACCGCGTCTACAAGAACTACGATCCACGTGCAGCTATCGTTAAGGAGCTTGCACACGAAGTTCTTGAGCACCTCGGTGGCGATGATCTGCTGGATCTGGCTCTGAAGCTGGAAGAGATCGCATTGGCAGATGATTACTTCATCTCCCGCAAGCTCTACCCAAACGTAGACTTCTACACCGGCCTGATCTACCGCGCAATGGGCTTCCCAACCGATTTCTTCACCGTGCTCTTTGCTATCGGTCGTCTCCCAGGCTGGATCGCTCACTACCGCGAGCAGCTCGGCGCACCAGGTGCAAAGATCAACCGCCCACGCCAGATTTACACCGGAAACACCCCACGCAAGGTTGTTCCTCGCGAGGAGCGCTAA
- a CDS encoding solute symporter family protein — protein sequence MNSTIVLAQEDTGNPILNISVFVIFIVITMTIVMRAGKTTKEASDFYTGGASFSGTQNGLAIAGDYLSAASFLGIVGAIALTGYDGFLYSIGFFVAWLVALLLVAEPLRNVGRFTMADVLSFRLKQKPVRVAAAFGTLFVSLFYLIAQMAGAGSLVSVLLNIHEFKWQALVVGVVGIVMIAYVLLGGMKGTTYVQMIKACLLVGGVLIMTVWTFVAVKGGITTLLDAAVARHAESEYAAKLGYEASAILEPGLKYGADLTHQLDFISLGIALVLGTAGLPHVLMRFYTVPTAREARKSVTWAIILIGSFYLMTLILGYGAAALVGPDRITKAPGAANAAAPLLALELGGSIFMALISAVAFATVLAVVAGLAITASAAVGHDIYDAVLRDGNSSEAEQVRVSRITIVVIGILSIVLGILAMKQNVAFLVALAFAIAASANLPTILYSLYWKKFNTTGAVAAIYTGLITALVLIFFSPAVSGTATSMFPSEGGGWAFFPLTNPGIISIPAAFIAGWIGTLVGKPDNMEDLQAEMEVRSLTGVGVEAAVDH from the coding sequence ATGAATTCCACTATCGTTCTTGCACAAGAAGACACCGGAAACCCAATCCTCAACATTTCCGTCTTCGTTATCTTCATTGTCATCACCATGACAATCGTTATGCGTGCCGGCAAGACCACCAAGGAAGCTTCTGACTTCTACACCGGTGGTGCATCCTTCTCCGGAACCCAAAACGGTCTGGCTATCGCAGGTGACTACCTCTCTGCGGCATCCTTCCTCGGCATCGTCGGTGCTATTGCACTGACTGGTTATGACGGATTCCTTTACTCCATTGGCTTCTTCGTGGCTTGGCTCGTAGCGCTGCTGTTGGTGGCTGAGCCACTGCGTAACGTGGGTCGCTTCACCATGGCTGACGTTTTGTCTTTCCGCCTCAAGCAGAAGCCAGTTCGTGTGGCAGCTGCCTTTGGTACCCTCTTCGTTTCCCTCTTCTACCTCATCGCTCAGATGGCCGGCGCGGGTTCCCTGGTGTCCGTGCTTCTTAACATCCATGAATTCAAGTGGCAGGCACTGGTTGTTGGTGTCGTCGGCATCGTCATGATCGCCTACGTTCTCCTCGGCGGCATGAAGGGCACCACCTACGTGCAGATGATCAAGGCTTGTTTGTTGGTTGGTGGCGTGTTGATCATGACCGTCTGGACCTTCGTTGCTGTTAAGGGTGGCATCACCACCCTGCTTGATGCAGCAGTTGCTCGTCACGCAGAATCTGAATACGCAGCAAAGCTGGGCTATGAAGCATCCGCTATCTTGGAGCCAGGCCTGAAGTACGGCGCTGACCTTACTCACCAGCTGGACTTCATCTCCTTGGGTATTGCTCTGGTTCTTGGTACCGCAGGTTTGCCACACGTTTTGATGCGCTTCTACACCGTGCCAACCGCACGTGAAGCACGTAAGTCTGTTACCTGGGCCATTATCCTCATCGGTTCCTTCTACTTGATGACCTTGATCCTTGGTTATGGTGCAGCTGCACTTGTTGGGCCAGACCGTATTACTAAGGCACCAGGTGCTGCAAACGCTGCAGCTCCATTGCTGGCACTTGAGCTCGGTGGCTCCATCTTCATGGCGCTGATTTCTGCAGTTGCTTTTGCAACAGTGCTTGCTGTGGTTGCAGGTCTTGCCATCACCGCTTCTGCGGCCGTTGGCCACGACATTTACGACGCAGTGCTTCGCGACGGAAACTCCAGTGAAGCTGAGCAGGTTCGAGTTTCTCGTATTACCATCGTGGTAATCGGTATTCTCTCAATCGTCCTCGGTATCTTGGCAATGAAGCAGAACGTTGCATTCTTGGTTGCACTTGCTTTCGCAATCGCAGCTTCTGCAAACTTGCCAACCATCCTGTACTCCCTGTACTGGAAGAAGTTCAACACCACCGGCGCAGTAGCCGCAATTTACACCGGCTTGATCACCGCACTGGTTCTGATTTTCTTCTCCCCAGCAGTTTCTGGCACCGCAACCTCCATGTTCCCTTCTGAGGGTGGCGGATGGGCATTCTTCCCACTGACCAACCCAGGTATCATCTCCATCCCAGCTGCGTTCATCGCAGGTTGGATTGGCACCCTGGTTGGTAAGCCGGACAACATGGAAGACCTGCAGGCTGAGATGGAAGTTCGTTCCCTCACCGGCGTTGGCGTTGAAGCAGCTGTTGATCACTAA
- a CDS encoding serine hydrolase: MSTLVLAAVVVGGSIVAFNGKDAEEVPAVVATSTTASRTTSATVAPAEDSVYSSFIENATGSQVTYLSLDDDFHTGTSTERFARPALSLSKLYIADYVLDHGSAAEQSLATEMISTSSNAAAQLLYEKYPESIDGTADKYGLLSTRGAERWGYAMTSTYDLAKFLAELIKKDKNSKILQAMKNSTDVAADGYPQDWGTAVLPGVEGSKWGWSDDYQLHSSISFGEDFVVAAAVTGTKDDLTELVQNQLGEVTAKK; encoded by the coding sequence ATATCTACTTTGGTTCTCGCAGCGGTGGTTGTCGGAGGATCAATTGTTGCTTTTAATGGCAAAGATGCAGAAGAAGTGCCTGCTGTAGTAGCTACCTCTACTACTGCGAGTCGTACAACTTCGGCCACTGTTGCCCCTGCTGAAGATAGTGTTTATAGCAGCTTTATTGAAAACGCTACGGGCTCACAGGTGACTTATCTGAGCTTGGACGATGATTTCCATACGGGCACTTCCACAGAGCGTTTTGCGCGCCCAGCGCTTAGTTTGAGCAAGCTTTACATTGCAGATTATGTACTTGATCATGGCTCAGCAGCCGAGCAATCACTGGCAACGGAAATGATTAGTACTTCCTCCAATGCGGCAGCGCAGCTGCTTTATGAAAAGTATCCAGAATCAATAGATGGCACCGCAGATAAATATGGGCTGTTATCCACCAGGGGAGCAGAGCGCTGGGGTTATGCCATGACCTCTACATATGACTTGGCAAAGTTCTTGGCTGAGTTAATTAAAAAAGACAAAAACTCCAAGATTTTGCAGGCTATGAAAAATTCTACCGACGTGGCAGCTGATGGCTATCCCCAAGACTGGGGAACTGCGGTGTTACCTGGCGTGGAAGGCTCTAAATGGGGATGGTCTGATGATTATCAGCTGCATTCATCCATAAGTTTTGGAGAAGACTTCGTTGTTGCAGCAGCAGTGACTGGAACAAAAGATGACCTCACCGAATTGGTGCAAAATCAATTGGGCGAGGTCACCGCAAAGAAATAA
- a CDS encoding DUF485 domain-containing protein yields MSSSPTVPGRRQPTPQEFREMQDSAQFGELRSKFRNFAFPMSVAFFVWYILYVLLATFASDWMGTPVIGSINIGVIFGLAQFVTTFAITYIYIIYANKNLEPLQTAIRQKMEG; encoded by the coding sequence ATGAGCTCAAGTCCGACCGTTCCGGGGCGTCGCCAGCCGACTCCCCAAGAATTCCGAGAGATGCAAGATAGCGCTCAGTTTGGCGAGTTGCGTAGCAAGTTCCGCAACTTTGCATTCCCCATGAGCGTTGCCTTCTTCGTGTGGTACATCCTCTACGTCCTCTTGGCAACCTTTGCCTCTGACTGGATGGGTACCCCAGTTATTGGCTCGATCAATATCGGAGTTATCTTCGGACTCGCACAGTTTGTCACGACCTTTGCGATCACTTATATCTACATCATTTATGCCAACAAGAACCTCGAGCCGCTTCAAACTGCGATTCGTCAAAAGATGGAGGGCTAA
- the fkpA gene encoding FKBP-type peptidyl-prolyl cis-trans isomerase FkpA: protein MEKPQIEPQVGPAPEDLVIKDIIVGEGADAQPGGVVEVHYVGVDFETGEEFDSSWDRGQTAQFPLNGLIAGWQEGIPGMKVGGRRQLTIPPEAAYGPEGSGHPLSGRTLVFIIDLISA from the coding sequence ATGGAAAAGCCACAGATTGAGCCACAGGTTGGTCCTGCACCAGAGGACCTCGTCATCAAGGACATCATCGTCGGTGAAGGCGCAGACGCACAGCCAGGCGGTGTTGTAGAGGTTCACTACGTCGGCGTTGACTTCGAGACCGGTGAAGAGTTCGATTCATCTTGGGATCGTGGACAAACCGCACAGTTCCCCCTCAACGGCCTCATTGCTGGTTGGCAAGAGGGAATCCCAGGTATGAAGGTTGGCGGTCGCCGTCAGCTGACCATCCCACCAGAGGCTGCATATGGCCCTGAGGGATCCGGCCACCCACTTTCTGGCCGCACCTTGGTCTTTATCATTGACCTCATCAGCGCCTAG
- a CDS encoding DUF1906 domain-containing protein, whose product MDAQFNRRTFLKGAAGVATIGVAGLFVPQARALGPILGTVIDYAAGVPSATSIKNAGHLGAVRYVSQRRPGTESWMIGKPVTLAQTQEFARLGLKTASVYQFGKGDTADWKQGAAGAVTHAPQAIALHAAAGGPTNRPIYVAIDDNPTNAQYTSLIRPYLQAFKAALSAAGYQLGIYGNYNVIDWAIADGLGEYFWMHNWGSNGQIHPRTTIHQIRIDKDTLDGVGIDMNNVYASDWGQWTPGIPVTTAPTTTPSTAPVANAETFNQLLKILGTLSS is encoded by the coding sequence ATGGACGCACAATTCAACCGCAGAACATTCCTTAAGGGCGCAGCGGGCGTGGCAACCATCGGCGTGGCCGGACTTTTTGTTCCCCAAGCTCGTGCACTCGGCCCTATTTTGGGCACTGTCATCGACTACGCAGCTGGTGTGCCGAGCGCAACCTCTATCAAAAATGCAGGTCACCTCGGAGCTGTGCGTTATGTTTCGCAGCGTCGCCCGGGTACCGAATCCTGGATGATCGGCAAGCCTGTTACCTTGGCCCAAACCCAGGAATTTGCTCGCCTCGGGCTAAAGACTGCTTCGGTATATCAGTTCGGCAAGGGTGATACCGCCGACTGGAAGCAGGGTGCTGCTGGCGCGGTCACCCATGCCCCACAGGCAATTGCACTCCACGCAGCAGCAGGCGGCCCCACCAACCGCCCAATCTATGTAGCTATCGACGACAACCCCACCAATGCGCAATACACCAGCTTGATCCGCCCTTATCTACAGGCATTTAAGGCTGCGCTTTCAGCTGCCGGATACCAGCTGGGTATCTACGGCAACTACAACGTCATTGACTGGGCCATTGCCGATGGCCTCGGAGAATACTTCTGGATGCACAACTGGGGCTCCAATGGACAGATCCATCCCCGCACCACCATCCACCAGATCCGCATTGATAAAGACACGCTCGACGGTGTTGGCATTGATATGAACAATGTTTATGCCAGCGACTGGGGACAGTGGACTCCAGGCATACCTGTCACGACCGCCCCAACCACAACACCTAGTACTGCTCCGGTTGCTAACGCGGAGACCTTTAATCAACTGCTAAAGATTCTGGGAACTCTTTCTAGCTAG